The Streptomyces luteogriseus genome includes a window with the following:
- a CDS encoding MBL fold metallo-hydrolase, whose translation MKLTKKSHACVRLEKDGRTLVLDPGGFSEEDAALGADALLVTHEHPDHFDESRLRAAMEHNPAAEIWTLKAVAEKLSAAFPGRVHTVGHGDTFTAAGFDVQVHGELHAVIHPDIPRITNVGYLVDGGKVFHPGDALTVPDHPVETLMLPVMAPWSKISEVIDYVRELKPQRAYDIHDALLTDLARPIYDRQIGQLGGSDHLRLTPGESAEV comes from the coding sequence ATGAAGCTCACGAAGAAGTCGCACGCCTGCGTCCGCCTGGAGAAGGACGGCCGGACGCTCGTCCTCGACCCCGGCGGGTTCAGCGAGGAGGACGCCGCGCTCGGCGCCGACGCCCTCCTCGTCACCCACGAGCACCCCGACCACTTCGACGAGTCCCGGCTGCGCGCCGCGATGGAGCACAACCCGGCAGCCGAGATCTGGACGCTCAAGGCGGTCGCGGAGAAGCTCTCCGCCGCCTTCCCCGGCCGCGTCCACACCGTCGGCCACGGCGACACCTTCACCGCCGCCGGCTTCGACGTCCAGGTGCACGGCGAACTCCACGCGGTGATCCACCCGGACATCCCGCGCATCACCAACGTCGGCTACCTCGTCGACGGCGGCAAGGTCTTCCACCCCGGCGACGCCCTCACCGTCCCGGACCACCCGGTGGAGACGCTGATGCTCCCCGTGATGGCCCCCTGGAGCAAGATCTCCGAGGTCATCGACTACGTGCGCGAGCTGAAGCCGCAGCGCGCCTACGACATCCACGACGCCCTCCTCACCGACCTGGCCCGCCCCATCTACGACCGGCAGATCGGGCAGCTCGGTGGCTCGGACCACCTGCGGCTGACGCCCGGGGAGTCCGCCGAGGTCTGA
- a CDS encoding DUF6278 family protein, with the protein MNIPFLGNRRQKVGVPDPAGIAELLAECELLRSQASRAGVRLDDTAASLEALDQLLPRWRDDEETLNWLGNDAGLYLGSVIVRTVAGAAWEIRPDGQPVVRLDSGREFDVVDSGHEWAAYGVPELSQLYAEVAES; encoded by the coding sequence ATGAACATCCCTTTCCTGGGCAACCGGCGCCAGAAGGTCGGGGTCCCCGATCCGGCAGGCATCGCGGAACTCCTCGCCGAGTGCGAACTTCTCCGCTCCCAGGCGTCCCGGGCGGGTGTCCGGCTGGACGACACGGCTGCCTCGCTGGAGGCGCTCGACCAGCTCCTGCCGCGCTGGCGGGACGACGAGGAGACCCTGAACTGGCTCGGCAACGACGCCGGTCTCTACCTGGGCAGCGTCATCGTGCGCACCGTGGCGGGCGCCGCCTGGGAGATCCGTCCCGACGGGCAGCCCGTCGTACGCCTGGACTCCGGTCGCGAGTTCGACGTCGTCGACTCCGGCCACGAGTGGGCCGCGTACGGGGTGCCCGAGCTGTCACAGCTGTACGCGGAAGTCGCGGAGTCGTGA
- a CDS encoding SGNH/GDSL hydrolase family protein, protein MRRCVRGILIVLALCGSPVPAVSAHAAAEGRAAPVPLERLFDNVAVSDDGSPEEADFDGSGASLSARDLSAAGWTPGRALTVQGARLAWPKRQPGERDNVRAAGQDVRITGRGDALAFLVAGTAGTEVGGPGTVTYANGTRSGYRLTASDWRTGPLATKAVTLPHINTPGGQVARQARLYVVTVPLVPGRAVTSVRLPRAAGLHVFAVSVRTATPGWTGSWTTATGGYAAVGPWTDRTLRLVVHTSAGGPRVRLRFDNTFAAAPVRIGSATVAVQASGAASRATPVALSFGGAAGVTLPAGAQAYSDPLGFSVPADTNLLVSFHLPGTVSAAPVHGLAQQRSYVSEPGDHTAEGAAGAYTSVITRWPLLAGVDVSGGPGSVVLLGDSITDGDKSTVDANRRWPNVLAGRLLKQSTVPRYGVLNLGVSGNRVVTDRYPGDGVSTDTAGVSALHRFDRDVLAQPSTRTAVVFEGINDLRWGTSAEQLIAGLRELAARGHARGLRMLAATILPCEGEARCTAAVDAERAEVNAWIRAGEVFDGVLDFDAVVRDPQRPSRMLPAYDSGDHLHPGDTGLAALADSVDLRLLRP, encoded by the coding sequence GTGCGCCGATGTGTCCGGGGGATCCTGATCGTCCTGGCCCTGTGCGGGTCGCCGGTCCCGGCGGTGTCGGCGCATGCCGCCGCGGAGGGACGGGCCGCGCCGGTGCCGCTTGAGCGGCTGTTCGACAACGTGGCGGTCAGCGACGACGGCTCCCCCGAGGAGGCCGACTTCGACGGGTCCGGCGCCTCCCTGTCGGCGCGGGACCTCAGCGCCGCAGGCTGGACGCCCGGCCGCGCCCTCACCGTGCAGGGCGCCCGGCTGGCCTGGCCGAAGCGGCAGCCCGGGGAGCGGGACAACGTCCGCGCCGCCGGGCAGGACGTCCGGATCACGGGGCGCGGGGACGCCCTGGCCTTCCTGGTGGCGGGCACCGCCGGCACCGAGGTGGGCGGCCCGGGCACGGTCACCTACGCGAACGGCACCCGCTCCGGGTACCGGCTGACCGCGTCCGACTGGCGCACCGGGCCGCTCGCGACCAAGGCGGTGACCCTGCCGCACATCAACACACCTGGTGGCCAGGTCGCCCGGCAGGCCCGCCTGTACGTCGTGACGGTGCCCTTGGTTCCGGGCCGCGCGGTGACGTCCGTCCGGCTGCCGCGCGCGGCCGGGCTGCACGTCTTCGCGGTGTCGGTACGGACCGCCACACCGGGCTGGACGGGCAGTTGGACGACGGCCACGGGCGGCTACGCCGCCGTGGGTCCGTGGACGGACCGGACGCTGCGGCTGGTCGTGCACACATCGGCCGGCGGGCCCCGGGTGCGGCTGCGGTTCGACAACACCTTCGCCGCGGCTCCGGTACGGATCGGGAGCGCCACGGTCGCGGTGCAGGCGTCAGGCGCGGCCTCGCGGGCTACGCCGGTGGCGCTGTCGTTCGGCGGTGCGGCGGGCGTGACGCTCCCCGCCGGGGCACAGGCGTACAGCGATCCGCTCGGCTTCTCCGTCCCGGCGGACACCAACCTCCTGGTGAGCTTCCATCTGCCCGGGACGGTTTCCGCGGCGCCCGTGCACGGGCTCGCGCAGCAGCGTTCCTACGTCAGCGAGCCCGGCGACCACACGGCGGAGGGCGCCGCCGGGGCGTACACCTCGGTGATCACCCGCTGGCCGCTGCTCGCCGGGGTCGACGTGAGCGGCGGTCCCGGGTCGGTGGTGCTGCTCGGGGACTCGATCACCGATGGCGACAAGTCGACGGTGGACGCCAACCGGCGCTGGCCGAACGTGCTGGCCGGCCGGCTCCTGAAGCAGAGCACCGTCCCGCGCTACGGCGTGCTGAACCTGGGCGTCTCGGGCAACCGTGTGGTCACCGACCGGTACCCCGGGGACGGGGTGTCCACGGACACGGCCGGGGTGAGCGCCCTGCACCGCTTCGACCGGGACGTCCTCGCCCAGCCGTCGACGCGTACGGCCGTCGTCTTCGAGGGCATCAACGACCTGCGGTGGGGCACCTCGGCGGAGCAGCTGATCGCGGGGCTGCGCGAGCTCGCGGCGCGCGGGCACGCCCGGGGGCTGCGGATGCTCGCGGCGACGATCCTGCCCTGTGAGGGCGAGGCGCGGTGCACGGCCGCCGTCGATGCCGAGCGGGCCGAGGTGAACGCGTGGATCCGCGCCGGCGAGGTCTTCGACGGCGTGCTCGACTTCGACGCGGTGGTCCGTGATCCGCAGCGGCCGTCCCGGATGCTGCCCGCCTATGACAGCGGGGACCATCTGCATCCGGGCGACACGGGGCTTGCGGCCCTGGCGGACTCGGTCGATCTGCGGCTGCTGAGGCCCTAG
- a CDS encoding exodeoxyribonuclease III, with translation MRIATWNVNSITARLPRLLAWLENSGTDVLCLQEAKVAEEQFPSEQLRELGYEAAVHATGRWNGVAVLSRVGIEDVVKGVPGDPGFDGSVEPRAISATCGPLRVWSVYVPNGREVDHPHYAYKLQWFEALKAAVAGDAAGSRPFAVMGDYNVAPTDDDVFDPAFFEGSTHVTPAERAALASLREAGLSDVVPRPLKYDQPFTYWDYRQLSFPKNRGMRIDLVYGNAPFAKAVSDAYVDREERKGKGASDHAPVVVDLDV, from the coding sequence ATGCGCATCGCGACCTGGAACGTGAACTCGATCACCGCCCGCCTGCCGAGGCTCCTGGCCTGGCTGGAGAACAGCGGCACGGACGTGCTGTGCCTCCAGGAGGCCAAGGTCGCCGAGGAGCAGTTCCCGTCGGAGCAACTGCGCGAGCTGGGCTACGAGGCGGCGGTCCACGCGACCGGCCGGTGGAACGGCGTGGCGGTGCTCTCCCGCGTCGGCATCGAGGACGTCGTCAAGGGCGTGCCCGGCGACCCCGGGTTCGACGGCTCGGTGGAGCCCCGCGCCATCTCGGCGACCTGCGGCCCGCTCCGCGTCTGGTCGGTCTACGTGCCGAACGGCCGCGAGGTGGACCACCCGCACTACGCCTACAAGCTCCAGTGGTTCGAGGCGCTGAAGGCCGCCGTCGCCGGTGACGCGGCGGGCAGCCGCCCCTTCGCGGTGATGGGCGACTACAACGTGGCGCCGACCGACGACGACGTCTTCGACCCGGCCTTCTTCGAGGGCTCCACCCACGTCACCCCCGCCGAGCGCGCAGCCCTCGCCTCCCTGCGCGAGGCGGGCCTGTCCGACGTGGTCCCGAGGCCCCTCAAGTACGACCAGCCGTTCACGTACTGGGACTACCGCCAGCTCTCCTTCCCGAAGAACCGCGGCATGCGCATCGACCTGGTGTACGGCAACGCTCCCTTCGCCAAGGCCGTCAGCGACGCGTACGTGGACCGCGAGGAGCGCAAGGGCAAGGGCGCGTCGGACCACGCGCCCGTGGTCGTGGACCTGGACGTCTAG
- a CDS encoding amino acid ABC transporter ATP-binding protein encodes MAVEPLIELRDVNKHFGELHVLQDINLTVGRGEVVVVIGPSGSGKSTLCRAINRLETIESGDIVLDGQPLPLEGKPLARLRADVGMVFQAFNLFAHKTVLQNLSLGQVKVRGRRKEDADKRSRELLDRVGVADQADKYPAQLSGGQQQRVAIARALAMEPKAMLFDEPTSALDPEMINEVLEVMKQLARDGMTMIVVTHEMGFARSAANRVVFMADGRIVEDRTPDEFFTNPSSDRAKDFLSKILKH; translated from the coding sequence ATGGCCGTCGAGCCGCTGATCGAGCTGCGTGACGTCAACAAGCACTTCGGGGAGCTGCATGTCCTGCAGGACATCAACCTCACCGTCGGCCGGGGGGAGGTGGTCGTGGTGATCGGCCCGTCGGGGTCGGGGAAGTCGACCCTCTGCCGGGCGATCAACCGGCTGGAGACCATCGAGTCCGGGGACATCGTCCTCGACGGGCAGCCGCTGCCGTTGGAGGGCAAGCCCCTGGCCCGGCTGCGCGCCGACGTCGGGATGGTCTTCCAGGCGTTCAACCTCTTCGCCCACAAGACCGTCCTGCAGAACCTCTCCCTGGGGCAGGTCAAGGTGCGCGGGCGCCGGAAGGAGGACGCCGACAAGCGCTCCCGTGAACTCCTCGACCGGGTCGGCGTCGCCGACCAGGCGGACAAGTACCCGGCGCAGCTCTCCGGTGGTCAGCAGCAGCGTGTGGCGATCGCCCGCGCCCTGGCCATGGAGCCGAAGGCGATGCTCTTCGACGAGCCGACCTCGGCCCTCGACCCGGAGATGATCAACGAGGTGCTGGAGGTCATGAAGCAACTGGCCCGCGACGGCATGACCATGATCGTCGTCACCCACGAGATGGGCTTCGCCCGCTCGGCCGCCAACCGTGTCGTCTTCATGGCCGACGGCCGGATCGTCGAGGACCGCACCCCTGACGAGTTCTTCACCAACCCGAGCAGTGACCGCGCCAAGGACTTCCTCTCCAAGATCCTCAAGCACTGA